The genome window ACAACTTTGCTTAACTGCGATCGTTGTTTTGCCGCTTTTTTCTGGAGTTTTTGCTGAACACTAGACGTGTTAATTAGCCTGAGCTTTAAAACTTGTAATAGTTCTTGAACAATCGTTTGCTTCTTTGTCATGTTCATGTTGATGTCCTTTCCTCAAAAAAAAACGTTACAGGTTTATTGATGCCTTTTCCCGGATGATGCCGGAATCCTTAATCATTCATGAGATAGCCTAAAGGCTGAAGCCGGAGCAATGGGACGATTCGTTAACCCATCAGCAATTGGCAAATAACCAACAATCGGCTTTATTAGCAAATAGCAATAGATTTGTCAATGCGTGAACCAGAAATAACTCAATACTTATGAGTTCAAATTAGTTGTGAAATAGTAATCCTTGCTGGGCAAGACTTTCAGACCTCTTGGTGTTCACGACTCATTTAGACTGGCTCGACTGGCTCTATTTGGGAACAGATTCATACTGTATACTATTTTTATTCATTTTTCAAGTTAGTTAGGATCGATGTCATTTCATTAAGAAATGTTTAGACTTTTTGCCTAAGTTGAGCTGAACGCCATAAAGTTTAATACGTATGATGATAAAGTTCTAAATTAACCCTTTCCAGCAACCAAAACCCATAGGAATTAGGATGGACAATCAAAAAATACTCGAAGTCCATGAGCGTCAACTCAAGTTCTCGCGCCTCTTGGCAAAAATTGGTCAGAACAATCCCATTGGCAAAGTCATTCGTTTAAGGGCTTATTTTTTAGACCTTCCGGTACTAACCAAGCAATGGCGAGATTATTTGTATGTGCGGAAGGAACGGATCTCCGATAAATTTCTGGGTTTGGATCAGGGAATCATCCATACCTCCTACGCTGACGCCAAAAGGCTGGTTGAAACCACACCTCAGCAACGGGATAATTATTTGGGACCCTTGAAAATCAATGCTCGCAGTTATTTTCTCGGTCATCCCTTATGTTTAGGAACCAATGGTGATGAACATGCAGGGATTCGAGCGTTATTTTTTCACGCTTTACCGGAACCCGAAGAAATAACAGAGGTATTAGCAAAGTTAGTCGATGAAGAGCTAGCTAAGGCGACAAAGCCGGGAATAATCGATGTTAAAACTGACTTACCCAAAATGATTGTCGCCCTATTACACGAACTAGTTCTTAACCTCAAATTATCTGAGGAAGAAATTGCTGGCTCAGTTGGTTATATTGGAGGGTTAGGATTAGCGACTGTTCCCAATCTTATTCATAATACACTGTTGAGGAATAAGACGCGATCGCACATTCAGCATCGTCAAGGGTTAGTAGACACTTACAAAAAATCTCCCAAGTATCAAGATTATCTAGGGTTCGGGGCGACACATCAGTTAAATGAACAACAGGTTGCCAACAATCTGTTTGATATGATCCATGTTGCCGGAACTGCTGGAACCAGTGATCTCCTTGCCTCTGTGTTCGGTGTTTTATGTCAAGATGAAGCCTTAAGAGCAAATGTTAGTGCTGAAATCGATACCGTTTGGGATGGTCAAACTCCCCCAAACGCCCAAACTTTAGCCCAACTCGAATTAACCGAAAAGGTAATTTTTGAAACAGCACGTCTTTATCCGCCCGTTCGTTTTCTCAATCAAATGTCTACCGAACCGATGGAAGTAGAAATTGGCGGTCAGCGATGTCCATTCCAAAAGGGAACTCGTCTAGTCGCTTCCCTATTTACGGCGAATCGCGATCCTGACAAATATGAAGAGCCAGATACATTTAAAACTACACGAGATTATCGCGATCTTTTATCCTGGAATGGCTCGAATCAGGAACGCAACTGTCCGGGCAGAGCCCTATCGATTGCGATTGTAAAACTGTTCTGTTTATATGCATTCAAGCACTATCAATGGCGTTCCGTTTCTGGTGTAGAATGGGATATGAAAAAGTTTGCTCCCTTTAAGCCAAATTTAGTGTTGAATGGCTTTGCACGGCGAGCCAACTAATTGTTAGGTACTGCCTTGGCGAATACCGTTTTACCTCGATCAAAAGACAAGCTAAAAACAAATCATGCTAACCATTGAAACTCGGCAACTTAACGATATTGGCACTTGGATGAAACAAGACAGGGGAACTGATTTACCTGACATTCTGAAAGGGGTCTTTTTTATGGATGGGAATCCTTTTCCCGATGATTGTCTGACATTAGAAGGTGGTAAATGGGACGCGAGGAGTCGAACATTATTAGTCTCGGTATTTTCTCCATTTCAGTGGACATTTAGTGTTTCCGATAAAGGGCGTCGGTTACTCAATATTGTTAATTTAACCAAATTAACCTATAAAGTTCAGTTCGATGAAACCTTCCGCCATGCCCAAATCACCCCCATTGTGTTCGGATTCGGTTTACCCAAGTGGATTGCGGAATTCACAATGACTCAACTGGATGACGATATGCAAGGCAATACCTGGGAGCGAAAAAACTCTTGGTTGTTAGGACTCTCCGACGCTTGGGGATATACACTCAGAAAGATTTTGGATCAAAATCGTCAGTATACTCCCACGTTCTCTAACCTGCAGTCAAGCGTTCCCAATGAGTTTTTGGTAATTACCAACAATGAATAAAAACCCTATTCTTTTTAGCGAATTGTAACGTGAGGTGGGCAAGCCCAATCAACTCTAAATCGCACGATCATTAAGGTTGGTGGGCAAT of Coleofasciculus chthonoplastes PCC 7420 contains these proteins:
- a CDS encoding cytochrome P450 yields the protein MDNQKILEVHERQLKFSRLLAKIGQNNPIGKVIRLRAYFLDLPVLTKQWRDYLYVRKERISDKFLGLDQGIIHTSYADAKRLVETTPQQRDNYLGPLKINARSYFLGHPLCLGTNGDEHAGIRALFFHALPEPEEITEVLAKLVDEELAKATKPGIIDVKTDLPKMIVALLHELVLNLKLSEEEIAGSVGYIGGLGLATVPNLIHNTLLRNKTRSHIQHRQGLVDTYKKSPKYQDYLGFGATHQLNEQQVANNLFDMIHVAGTAGTSDLLASVFGVLCQDEALRANVSAEIDTVWDGQTPPNAQTLAQLELTEKVIFETARLYPPVRFLNQMSTEPMEVEIGGQRCPFQKGTRLVASLFTANRDPDKYEEPDTFKTTRDYRDLLSWNGSNQERNCPGRALSIAIVKLFCLYAFKHYQWRSVSGVEWDMKKFAPFKPNLVLNGFARRAN